The Anopheles gambiae chromosome 2, idAnoGambNW_F1_1, whole genome shotgun sequence genomic sequence aaatattaaatgaagaaaaaggTCCTGTTTTGCTTACAGGATTGTTCTTCACACCACAAttgtatttaaaattaaaataaaaaaatcatttgtcttttactttttatattttaccTGTTCTGTCAAGAATTCATTTTACAGTATTTTTCATCAAAGCACTAGGCGCCTCCATTAAGCTAAGACACATGGGTGATAATTTACTGTCAGGCGTTACGCATGGCTTCTCgaggattattttattttaaatatgatttttccaatacttttccaaaGATAAATGTGTAAAAGATTTggtaaaaagaataaaaacagcTTAATACTTTTGATGTAGTGTTAATCACGAGAGTCAATTAGTATTGGTGGAAATTAGTGCTGGGCGGTAGCTATCAAGGCAGGAATATTATTAGCTAGAAGCTAGGATTGCTTGATAACTTGCTTTTGTAGTGTAAGTACTTTTCTCTACGAATCAAGAATGGTAGTGAAACGGATTCAATAGCAAACATTTGAATTTGAGCGGAGTAGTTCGGTTTCATTCGGAGCCAATTGGATTTGCATTCGTTCGGAGTAGTCGGATTCGGAGCCATATTTATTTTGAAGTTGGATCCGTATTAAGTATGTCGGAGATGGAGTGGATTCACGTATCCAATCTGTagctcccatcactagtatgaATTTCCCCGTTACTCAATGTATGGCCATATAATTGAAGAACGTCTTGCCCGTACCCGCCGTCGATTTCTGCGCAATGTTGTGCGCTTCTTCTGATGGCGATGGTAAGCTAGTTCAAATAAGAACACCAAAATGGCCCCTCCATTCATTACCAGATACACGTAAAACACGAAGCGCATGTTGAACAGGTTCACCTTTCTGGCCGGCGGTTCGTCGCGCAAAGTTCTGTTGCGATTCTGGGCGATCTGCAGCAGCACGCCCTTGTGCCGTATGAGCGAGAGCTGAAAGTTTACGATTCCATTCTCGAGACAGCTCATCGTCAGCCGTCGGATGGTGGGAAACAGTGGCGAGTTCTTCGGCAGTGCCATCGCGGTCAGGTACTCGATGAACGGCTCATGGATGAAGTACACCTTGCTGCGCTTGCGCACCGAGTCGAAGTAGCGCGATCGCACTACCTCCACAAAGTACTCTATGATCGGTACCGCGGTTGTACGATTGTTCGCCACCTCCGGTATGATGCTGATGTTGGACGGCGTCCACTGTACATCGAGCCGAGCTGCAATACGACCCCGCACATCGCTCCCATTCCACGCCTTGCCGCGAATCGCATTGCCGAAGGTGACGATGGCCTTCAGGTCCAGGTCCGTTTCGGCCAGCTCCTCGAGCGTTTGTATGTTGCGCAGCTTTTCGTCGTCCTGGTTTAGCTGCACGATCGTAATGCCCTGCCAGGCGGAGTAGGCCACGATGCTGTAAAACATCAACCCCATCAGCACCAGGCGATGGCGCGTGTTCCGTGGCAAGGCGACGCTGCACGCAAACACAATCGCCAGAATGCGAAACGACTCCTTTAGGTACGCGGGTACGGAAAAGTCACGGCgcatcagcaccagcagcagggaCGGTATGAGCACGGCCATGGCAATGTTCGTGAGGTACATTTGCAGCGAGTAGGCATGGAAGAAGACCATCTTGTAGCGATTGGCGAAATAGTTGAACGGGACCACAAACACCAGCCGGATGGGGCACAGGAAATGGACGTACTGCAGGTTGCGCATGGGGTGCTGCATGATCGAGCGCGAGTTGGCCGCTAGATCGATCGTGTTTTCCTCGAGCATCTTCAGCGATCCACCGATGCTGCCGTTCGATGAAATGAAGCCGACCGACTCTTGGTAGTTTAGTTCGAGATATTTGATGGTGAAGTTCATTCTTTGGCGAAAAATTTCCACCATCTCTCCGTCCAGGTACTGATAGCTTATAGGGATGTAGCAGATAAAGAAGATGCAGATAATTAATCGTTTATATTACATTTATAATAGTTGAACAGTGCTGGTGTATTGGTCGATGTTGATGTATtttaaagaagaaacaaattaaaatgttttagcATTATGCAATGTAGAGCGTTCgagcattttaaaatatacttttcAATTCAGAAGATAgttggaaaaataatatttaaatagaGAATGGTTTTCATTGAAGACAAATTGATTGATATGTGTTAGTTTAGGAGTAGCATTTTATCAACTATGGATTTTCAGTTCAAACAACCATTTTCATAAtcattttgattaaaaatctGTCTACGGCCCCTTTTCCTTTTAAGATCGTAGACTGAAATACCTGCCTTtgagctgtttgcattgtatagcagttttcgagcagctatcaaagtgagTAAtgtatacaggtgggcttatcccaagatgTATGTATTtggaaggctgatttttatcgcttctgcttctgaatgacgattttaaacatgtttttaattgtttaattgtttgtcAAAAACtgacgttcaaatttggttataaaaaacatgctatgagatcACCTGGtgtacatacactttgatagTAGTAGCTGCAGGACAAATGATGGagaaaaacattttcatatcatatCCAAAGGGAAATCGCCGATTTCATCACGctaacacaacaaacactccCCTCAGTCACCAAACTCATCCAAATCGGTTGTCGTCCCTAATAATCAGCTTCGGGCTGCATGCAATAGTCTCATTGCAAACCGTCATTTTGTTGAACTTGTGCAGCAAAAATACCTTAACCACCATGTTCGCGCCCAAACGGTTCGCTCCGACAGTGAACCAGTTGCAGCG encodes the following:
- the LOC133391644 gene encoding uncharacterized protein LOC133391644, whose amino-acid sequence is MHLSMVLFLVCSTAVRLSSAAIEVKATTTRCYSPAFLMYESMMTKFLEGYQTLTTIIGDDTVDNAIIEAIKCHRVNMLQASYKLYTVDTYFQSAERDRNDPTYGYNLNPYPLWEALYCEANVSMVMEEVLPAIAFRNPVARVVLLVRGIAKYDMLQFFRRAWTRYKMLDILILSRIDYQTLLVCLFNPYLTGRDEMADERNMFCYHLRTMEDVAQFNQEAQRFTYERINNLHHYQLQVAITDVELMSKAVYFQNGSIHRYQYLDGEMVEIFRQRMNFTIKYLELNYQESVGFISSNGSIGGSLKMLEENTIDLAANSRSIMQHPMRNLQYVHFLCPIRLVFVVPFNYFANRYKMVFFHAYSLQMYLTNIAMAVLIPSLLLVLMRRDFSVPAYLKESFRILAIVFACSVALPRNTRHRLVLMGLMFYSIVAYSAWQGITIVQLNQDDEKLRNIQTLEELAETDLDLKAIVTFGNAIRGKAWNGSDVRGRIAARLDVQWTPSNISIIPEVANNRTTAVPIIEYFVEVVRSRYFDSVRKRSKVYFIHEPFIEYLTAMALPKNSPLFPTIRRLTMSCLENGIVNFQLSLIRHKGVLLQIAQNRNRTLRDEPPARKVNLFNMRFVFYVYLVMNGGAILVFLFELAYHRHQKKRTTLRRNRRRVRARRSSIIWPYIE